The following proteins are co-located in the Paralichthys olivaceus isolate ysfri-2021 chromosome 10, ASM2471397v2, whole genome shotgun sequence genome:
- the LOC109643412 gene encoding von Willebrand factor A domain-containing protein 8-like isoform X2, producing MCLIGAMGCGKSVLAREFAEILGCSIEPAILYQDVTARDLLQQRYTLPNRDTAWRPPPLVTAAIEGKLLLLDLIHKVNLGTLAVVSRSIFPVHTLFRVLALVEPPVMGPQEAAAQVSSGWRWFTYRDWRGLWPLLSPPDSC from the exons ATGTGTCTGATAGGAGCCATG GGTTGTGGCAAGTCGGTGCTCGCCAGAGAGTTTGCTGAGATACTGGGTTGCAGCATCGAACCAGCCATTCTCTACCAG GACGTGACAGCCCGGGACCTTCTCCAGCAGAGGTACACCCTCCCTAACAGGGACACAGCGTGGAGGCCGCCTCCGCTGGTCACAGCTGCTATCGAGGGCAAGCTGCTGCTTCTCGACTTAATTCACAAGGTTAACCTGGGAACCCTGGCTGTGGTGTCCAG GTCAATCTTCCCTGTCCACACGTTGTTCAGGGTGCTGGCCCTGGTGGAGCCCCCTGTCATGGGGCCACAAGAAGCAGCAGCGCAGGTCAGCAGTGGTTGGAGATGGTTCACATACAGGGActg